The proteins below are encoded in one region of Ornithinimicrobium avium:
- the rplI gene encoding 50S ribosomal protein L9: MKVILTQPVSGLGSAGDVVDVKDGYARNFLLPRKVATPWTKGGQKQVEAINRGREKRAMQNAEDAAAAKSRLEGATITVAARAGSGGRLFGAVTPAEIVEAIVAAGGPEVDKRRVEVPTPIRSVGEHAVHVRLHEDVSADLTVTVTGA, from the coding sequence ATGAAGGTCATTCTCACCCAGCCCGTCTCGGGCCTGGGCTCCGCCGGTGACGTCGTCGACGTCAAGGACGGCTACGCCCGCAACTTCCTGCTGCCCCGCAAGGTCGCGACCCCGTGGACCAAGGGCGGCCAGAAGCAGGTCGAGGCGATCAACCGTGGCCGCGAGAAGCGCGCCATGCAGAACGCCGAGGACGCTGCGGCGGCCAAGAGCAGGCTCGAGGGTGCCACGATCACCGTGGCGGCCCGCGCCGGCTCCGGCGGTCGCCTGTTCGGCGCCGTGACCCCGGCCGAGATCGTCGAGGCGATCGTCGCGGCCGGGGGTCCCGAGGTCGACAAGCGCCGGGTCGAGGTCCCCACCCCGATCCGCAGCGTCGGCGAGCACGCCGTCCACGTGCGTCTGCACGAGGACGTCTCGGCCGACCTCACGGTGACGGTCACCGGCGCCTGA
- a CDS encoding Na+/H+ antiporter subunit D: MTTPYAWVVPLMVVLPLVGAGLALAAARRTGVQRIISMSVLGTMLVLAGVLLWAADQLGPQVVYVGGWTPWEGIVLVVDRLSALMVIVSTTVTMGVLGYSIGQGRSSFDDESDGHSPLPVFHPTILVLAAGVTTTFVSGDLFHLYVGFEMLLAASFVLLTLGGTVERVRAGTTYVLVSLLSSMIFLIAISMVYAATGTINLALLAQRTGDLPPSTVAVLHVMLLLGFAVKAAVFPMSGWLPDSYPTAPAPVTAVFAGLLTKVGIYAMIRTQTLLFPTTRFDDVLLWAALLTMVVGILGAIVQDDIKRMLSYTLVSHIGFMLFGIAVGSTIGLAAAIFYVIHHILIQTTLFLVTGLIERVGGSSDTARLGDLAAISPVVGVLFFVPAMNLAGIPPFTGFLGKVGLIQAGVDAGTWLSYVVVAGAVVTSLLTLYAVARVWARAFWSENPRGITGQGPVRGGHHEALGLGVLVPTSGLVAVTVALTVVAGPLYDMTTRAAVDLMLREPYLQAVLGAGAGL; the protein is encoded by the coding sequence ATGACCACCCCCTACGCCTGGGTCGTGCCGCTCATGGTCGTGCTCCCGCTCGTCGGCGCCGGGCTGGCGCTGGCCGCCGCGCGCCGCACCGGTGTGCAGCGGATCATCAGCATGAGCGTGCTCGGCACCATGCTGGTGCTGGCGGGCGTGCTGCTGTGGGCCGCCGACCAGCTCGGTCCGCAGGTCGTCTACGTCGGCGGCTGGACCCCGTGGGAGGGCATCGTGCTGGTGGTCGACCGGCTCTCCGCGCTCATGGTCATCGTCTCCACCACCGTGACGATGGGGGTGCTGGGCTACTCCATCGGACAGGGGCGCAGCTCCTTCGACGACGAGAGCGACGGGCACTCGCCGCTCCCGGTCTTCCACCCCACGATCCTCGTGCTCGCCGCCGGGGTGACGACGACGTTCGTCTCCGGCGACCTGTTCCACCTCTACGTCGGCTTCGAGATGCTGCTGGCCGCGAGCTTCGTGCTGCTCACCCTCGGTGGCACGGTCGAGCGGGTGCGTGCGGGCACCACCTACGTGCTGGTCTCCCTGCTCTCCTCGATGATCTTCCTCATCGCGATCAGCATGGTCTATGCCGCGACCGGCACCATCAACCTGGCCCTGCTGGCCCAGCGGACCGGCGACCTGCCGCCCAGCACCGTCGCCGTGCTGCACGTCATGCTGCTGCTGGGCTTCGCGGTGAAGGCGGCCGTCTTCCCGATGTCGGGCTGGTTGCCGGACTCCTACCCGACCGCGCCGGCCCCGGTCACCGCGGTGTTCGCCGGGCTGCTGACCAAGGTCGGCATCTACGCGATGATCCGCACCCAGACGCTGCTCTTCCCCACCACCCGCTTCGACGACGTGCTGCTGTGGGCCGCGCTGCTGACCATGGTCGTGGGCATCCTCGGTGCGATCGTGCAGGACGACATCAAGCGGATGCTGTCCTACACGCTGGTCAGCCACATCGGCTTCATGCTCTTCGGCATCGCGGTCGGCTCGACGATCGGCCTGGCGGCCGCGATCTTCTACGTCATCCACCACATCCTCATCCAGACCACCCTGTTCCTGGTCACCGGCCTGATCGAACGGGTCGGCGGGTCCAGCGACACCGCGCGGCTCGGCGACCTCGCCGCGATCTCCCCGGTCGTCGGGGTGCTCTTCTTCGTCCCGGCGATGAACCTGGCCGGGATCCCGCCGTTCACCGGCTTCCTGGGCAAGGTCGGACTCATCCAGGCCGGTGTCGACGCGGGCACCTGGCTGTCCTACGTCGTCGTCGCCGGCGCGGTGGTCACCTCCCTGCTGACCCTGTATGCCGTCGCGCGCGTCTGGGCACGCGCCTTCTGGTCGGAGAACCCCCGGGGGATCACCGGGCAGGGCCCGGTCCGGGGCGGTCACCACGAGGCGCTGGGCCTGGGCGTGCTGGTCCCGACCTCGGGGCTGGTCGCGGTGACGGTGGCGCTGACCGTCGTGGCCGGGCCGCTCTACGACATGACCACCCGGGCGGCGGTCGACCTCATGCTGCGCGAGCCCTACCTGCAGGCCGTGCTCGGGGCGGGGGCCGGACTGTGA
- a CDS encoding glycosyltransferase, with product MSSPRSALVVTIVHHPADARIRHRQIQALLDAGWQVTYAAPYAAYGLVRPVGVRGLTPVDLPRSSGRLRLRALAAARRLLRERAPGHDVVLLHDPELVLATLGLDLPPVVWDVHEDTAAALEVRPWLPPLLRRPAATGVRLMERWAERRMPLLLADHHYAARFARPHPVVPNTTYVPRDPRPAATPDREGRLRVVYLGSVTMERGADEMVAVARRLRQDSGGSVVVQVIGPAHGRAGQVLEQAAHDGDLEWSGFVPNDEAVERLAGALAGLSLLHDEANFRPSMPTKVVEYMAHAVPVVTTPLPVPTELVRESGGGVVVPFHDVEQTAAQIMTWAQDPVAAAETGRRGHAAAREGFDWVTHAPGFIAALEEASRRGPSATGQSRP from the coding sequence GTGAGCTCGCCGCGCTCGGCCCTGGTCGTCACGATCGTCCACCACCCGGCCGACGCCCGGATCCGGCACCGGCAGATCCAGGCCCTGCTGGACGCCGGGTGGCAGGTGACCTACGCCGCCCCCTACGCCGCCTACGGACTCGTGCGGCCGGTCGGCGTCCGCGGCCTGACCCCCGTCGACCTGCCCCGCTCCTCGGGCCGCCTCCGGCTGCGGGCGCTGGCCGCCGCCCGGCGACTGCTGCGCGAGCGGGCCCCCGGGCACGACGTCGTGCTCCTGCACGACCCGGAGCTGGTGCTGGCCACCCTCGGACTCGACCTGCCGCCGGTCGTCTGGGACGTCCACGAGGACACCGCGGCCGCGCTCGAGGTGCGGCCCTGGCTGCCCCCGCTGCTGCGCCGGCCGGCGGCCACCGGCGTGCGCCTCATGGAGCGCTGGGCCGAGCGGCGGATGCCGCTGCTGCTCGCCGACCACCACTACGCGGCCCGCTTCGCGCGGCCGCACCCGGTGGTGCCCAACACCACCTACGTCCCGCGGGACCCCCGCCCCGCCGCCACCCCGGACCGGGAGGGACGGCTGCGCGTCGTCTACCTCGGCAGCGTGACGATGGAGCGGGGCGCGGACGAGATGGTCGCCGTGGCGCGCCGGCTGCGCCAGGACTCCGGGGGCAGCGTCGTCGTGCAGGTCATCGGGCCCGCGCACGGCCGGGCGGGTCAGGTGCTGGAGCAGGCCGCGCACGACGGGGACCTCGAGTGGTCCGGGTTCGTGCCCAACGACGAGGCGGTCGAGCGTCTCGCCGGTGCGTTGGCGGGGCTGTCGCTGCTGCACGACGAGGCCAACTTCCGGCCGAGCATGCCCACCAAGGTGGTGGAGTACATGGCGCACGCGGTCCCCGTGGTGACCACTCCGCTGCCGGTGCCCACCGAGCTCGTCCGGGAGTCCGGCGGTGGCGTGGTCGTCCCGTTCCACGACGTCGAGCAGACCGCCGCGCAGATCATGACGTGGGCGCAGGACCCGGTCGCCGCGGCGGAGACCGGCCGCCGGGGGCACGCCGCCGCCCGGGAGGGCTTCGACTGGGTCACCCACGCGCCCGGCTTCATCGCCGCGCTCGAGGAGGCCTCGCGCCGCGGGCCGTCCGCCACAGGTCAGTCGCGGCCGTAG
- a CDS encoding nucleotide sugar dehydrogenase, which produces MKIAVAGTGYVGLSNAVVLSQHHDVVALDIDESKVAMLNERRSPIVDPELEDYLAHNNLRLRATTDPAEAYAGADVVVIATPTDYDTETNFFDTSSVEKVLVDVLSHSPGATVVIKSTIPVGFTQRLREEHPGATVLFSPEFLREGRALHDNLHPSRIIVGDTGEVGQMFADLLLEGAITKDVPVLLTGSTEAEAIKLFANTYLAMRVAYFNELDTYAATRGLDTRQVIEGVGLDPRIGDHYNNPSFGYGGYCLPKDTRQLLANYGDVPQTLITAIVDANTTRMDFIASDIHERQPRTVGIYRLIMKAGSDNFRASSIQGVMSRLQARGTEIVIYEPALTEDTFQGARVVRDLDEFAEQADLIIANRLDDSARAFGDKLYTRDLYGRD; this is translated from the coding sequence ATGAAGATCGCCGTCGCCGGCACCGGCTACGTGGGCCTGTCCAACGCCGTGGTGCTCTCCCAGCACCACGACGTCGTCGCCCTCGACATCGACGAGTCCAAGGTCGCCATGCTCAACGAGCGACGCAGCCCGATCGTCGACCCGGAGCTCGAGGACTACCTCGCCCACAACAACCTGCGGCTGCGGGCCACCACCGACCCGGCCGAGGCCTACGCGGGGGCGGACGTCGTGGTCATCGCCACCCCGACCGACTACGACACCGAGACCAACTTCTTCGACACCTCCTCGGTGGAGAAGGTGCTCGTCGACGTCCTGTCCCACTCCCCGGGCGCCACGGTCGTCATCAAGTCGACGATCCCGGTCGGCTTCACCCAGCGGCTGCGCGAGGAGCACCCCGGCGCGACCGTGCTGTTCTCCCCGGAGTTCCTGCGCGAGGGCCGCGCACTGCACGACAACCTGCACCCCTCGCGCATCATCGTCGGCGACACCGGCGAGGTGGGGCAGATGTTCGCCGACCTCCTGCTCGAGGGCGCGATCACCAAGGACGTGCCGGTCCTGCTCACCGGCTCCACCGAGGCCGAGGCCATCAAGCTCTTCGCCAACACCTACCTGGCCATGCGGGTGGCCTACTTCAACGAGCTGGACACGTATGCGGCCACCCGCGGCCTGGACACCCGCCAGGTCATCGAGGGCGTGGGCCTGGACCCGCGCATCGGGGACCACTACAACAACCCCTCCTTCGGCTACGGCGGCTACTGCCTGCCCAAGGACACCCGCCAGCTGCTGGCCAACTACGGCGACGTCCCGCAGACGCTCATCACCGCGATCGTCGACGCCAACACCACCCGGATGGACTTCATCGCCTCCGACATCCACGAGCGCCAGCCGCGCACCGTCGGCATCTACCGGCTGATCATGAAGGCCGGCTCCGACAACTTCCGCGCCTCCTCCATCCAGGGCGTCATGTCCCGCCTCCAGGCCCGCGGCACCGAGATCGTCATCTACGAGCCGGCCCTGACCGAGGACACCTTCCAGGGCGCGCGCGTGGTGCGCGACCTGGACGAGTTCGCCGAGCAGGCAGACCTGATCATCGCCAACCGTCTCGACGACAGCGCCCGTGCCTTCGGCGACAAGCTCTACACCCGCGACCTCTACGGCCGCGACTGA
- the rpsF gene encoding 30S ribosomal protein S6, whose amino-acid sequence MRQYELMIILDPETDERNLQPTLEKMLDVVGKEGGSVDEIDVLGRRRLAYEIKKQAEGIYAVVQMTAEPATAQELDRRLGLNESVLRTKLLRRDA is encoded by the coding sequence ATGCGTCAGTACGAGCTGATGATCATCCTCGACCCCGAGACCGACGAGCGCAATCTCCAGCCCACGCTGGAGAAGATGCTGGACGTCGTGGGCAAGGAGGGTGGCTCCGTCGACGAGATCGACGTCCTGGGCCGCCGCCGCCTGGCCTACGAGATCAAGAAGCAGGCCGAGGGGATCTACGCGGTCGTGCAGATGACCGCCGAGCCCGCGACCGCCCAGGAGCTGGACCGTCGGCTGGGGCTGAACGAGTCCGTCCTGCGCACCAAGCTGCTGCGCCGCGACGCCTGA
- a CDS encoding Na(+)/H(+) antiporter subunit C, whose translation MSVNLTTIVVASALIGTGTYLFLSRSLVRALMGFLLMGNGINLLFIAASGPAGAPPIVGESDTPMTDPVPQALVLTAIVITLGMTAFVLALAHRARQLSGRDLVDDDTESARIHARADADLLDSLSARDVAEQIVTGAELPESRHHGETEADGEAGTSWRGGIPGQDPGGRPPTDDPRRGGGR comes from the coding sequence ATGAGCGTCAACCTGACCACGATCGTCGTCGCCTCGGCGCTCATCGGGACCGGGACCTACCTCTTCCTCTCCCGCTCGCTGGTGCGCGCGCTGATGGGCTTCCTGCTCATGGGCAACGGCATCAACCTGCTCTTCATCGCGGCCTCCGGCCCCGCCGGTGCCCCGCCGATCGTGGGCGAGTCCGACACCCCGATGACGGACCCGGTGCCGCAGGCCCTCGTCCTGACCGCGATCGTCATCACCCTGGGCATGACCGCCTTCGTCCTGGCCCTGGCCCACCGCGCACGCCAGCTCTCCGGGCGCGACCTCGTCGACGACGACACCGAGTCCGCACGGATCCACGCGCGCGCCGACGCCGACCTCCTGGACAGCCTCAGCGCCCGCGACGTCGCGGAGCAGATCGTCACCGGCGCCGAGCTGCCGGAGAGCCGCCACCACGGCGAGACCGAGGCGGACGGTGAGGCGGGGACCAGCTGGCGCGGCGGCATACCCGGGCAGGACCCGGGCGGGCGGCCCCCGACCGACGACCCCCGCAGGGGAGGCGGACGATGA
- a CDS encoding Na+/H+ antiporter subunit E, with protein sequence MRGRLLGRQLSWWSILWLTVVWVVLWRSPSVLTVVGGVAVAVLVLVAFPLPRVRVRLRLHPWPFVVLLVRFLWDLTVASVHVAWLAIAHGPTTRGVVMDIQLVAREELLQTITAELVALVPGTVVIDLDSRDRLLTLHALEVENDKDAQRVRRNVRAQEARVVRALHPDPEAVLDPRRSRAAAAVAQGPAAEGLGAAPPTAQTGRRRDDGQEQG encoded by the coding sequence GTGAGGGGCCGGCTGCTGGGACGCCAGCTCTCGTGGTGGTCGATCCTGTGGCTCACCGTGGTCTGGGTGGTGCTGTGGCGCTCGCCCAGCGTGCTGACCGTGGTCGGCGGGGTGGCGGTGGCCGTCCTGGTGCTCGTGGCCTTCCCGCTGCCGCGGGTGCGGGTGCGGCTGCGGCTGCACCCGTGGCCGTTCGTCGTGCTGCTGGTCCGCTTCCTGTGGGACCTGACGGTGGCCTCGGTCCACGTGGCGTGGCTGGCGATCGCCCACGGCCCGACGACCCGCGGTGTCGTCATGGACATCCAGCTGGTCGCCAGGGAGGAGCTGCTGCAGACGATCACCGCCGAGCTGGTCGCGCTCGTCCCCGGCACGGTGGTCATCGACCTGGACTCCCGCGACCGGCTCCTGACGCTGCACGCCCTCGAGGTGGAGAACGACAAGGACGCCCAGCGGGTGCGGCGCAACGTCCGCGCCCAGGAGGCGCGCGTGGTGCGCGCGCTCCACCCCGACCCCGAGGCGGTGCTGGACCCGCGGCGGTCCAGGGCGGCGGCCGCGGTCGCGCAGGGCCCGGCGGCCGAGGGTCTCGGCGCCGCCCCGCCGACCGCGCAGACCGGACGCCGCAGGGACGACGGGCAGGAGCAGGGATGA
- the rpsR gene encoding 30S ribosomal protein S18, with protein MAKPVVRKPKKKANPLKAAKIEAIDYKDTALLRKFISDRGKIRARRVTGVSVQEQRRIANAVKNAREMALLPYSSSAR; from the coding sequence ATGGCCAAGCCCGTTGTGCGCAAGCCCAAGAAGAAGGCGAACCCGCTGAAGGCCGCCAAGATCGAGGCGATCGACTACAAGGACACCGCCCTTCTTCGCAAGTTCATCTCCGACCGCGGCAAGATCCGTGCGCGTCGCGTGACCGGCGTCTCCGTCCAGGAGCAGCGCCGTATCGCCAACGCGGTCAAGAACGCCCGCGAGATGGCGCTGCTGCCCTACAGCAGCTCCGCCCGCTGA
- the mnhG gene encoding monovalent cation/H(+) antiporter subunit G yields the protein MSWTTVADLLGLVALLAGAFLCFAAGVGLVRFPDLLTRMHAGTKPQVLGVLLVLIGVWLRTRSGMDGLVLLLVGIFQLLTIPAGAHMVGRAGFRTGQVRPADIHPGRRERTGAGEAEPGR from the coding sequence ATGAGCTGGACGACGGTCGCCGACCTCCTCGGCCTGGTCGCGCTGCTGGCCGGGGCGTTCCTGTGCTTCGCCGCCGGCGTCGGCCTGGTGCGCTTCCCCGACCTGCTCACCCGGATGCACGCGGGGACCAAGCCGCAGGTGCTCGGCGTGCTGCTGGTCCTCATCGGCGTGTGGCTGCGCACGCGGTCCGGCATGGACGGTCTGGTGCTGCTGCTCGTCGGCATCTTCCAGCTGCTCACCATCCCGGCCGGTGCCCACATGGTGGGTCGTGCGGGCTTCAGGACCGGTCAGGTGCGACCGGCCGACATCCACCCCGGCAGGCGCGAGCGGACCGGCGCCGGGGAGGCCGAGCCCGGGCGCTGA
- a CDS encoding monovalent cation/H+ antiporter complex subunit F, with protein sequence MNLETVEAVLSWAIGALIALSALLVLVRVTIGPSVLDRVVASDTLVSVVVCALGAHIALTGSVSTMPLLVSLSLVGFLGSVAVARFVARDRDPEPPR encoded by the coding sequence ATGAACCTGGAGACCGTGGAGGCCGTGCTGTCGTGGGCGATCGGCGCGCTGATCGCGCTGTCCGCGCTGCTCGTCCTCGTGCGGGTGACGATCGGCCCGAGCGTGCTGGACCGGGTGGTCGCCTCCGACACCCTCGTCTCGGTCGTGGTGTGCGCGCTCGGTGCGCACATCGCGCTGACTGGGTCGGTGTCCACGATGCCGCTGCTCGTCTCGTTGTCGCTGGTCGGCTTCCTGGGGTCGGTGGCCGTCGCCCGGTTCGTCGCCCGGGACCGTGACCCGGAGCCTCCGCGATGA
- a CDS encoding Na+/H+ antiporter subunit A: protein MIVALLAVHLGAALVAPTLVRLVGRRAFVPIALAPALTAAWAVTQLGAAGSAEPLTETYRWVPDLMLGLTFRLDTLAWVMTLVVSVVGALVLLYCAHYVEEDDDGNVGLLASALVAFAGSMLGLVTADDLLLLYVFWEITTILSYLLIGYLSRSQASTRAAKQALIVTTAGGLAMLVGIVLVGTASGTYRISELLASPTSSGMVTTGVVLLLVGAITKSAQVPFHFWLPGAMVAPTPISAYLHAAAMVKAGVYLVARLAPAYADLPAWQVTLLVLGGATMLLGAFRATRQNDLKLLLAYGTVSQLGFLVVLLGWGSPGATLAGLVVLVAHAMFKSSLFLTVGTIDHATGTRDIRRLVGLRSRMPVLAASSVLAAMSMAGLPVLVGFVGKEAGLGALLHPADGWWSLDGGAAAAVVLGSVLTMAYSCRFVWGAFTDGARPPVGKPEPPRWHRPTWILVGVPVLLSLGGLVLGLTSTTLETVLTPHTSTVTHRVDAHPVHLGLWHGFTLPLAVSAGIWVLGAAWWWLQSRRPVEVPVPLSPFDAGRSYHHTMRGLDRLALETTGFMQRGSLPVLLGTILAVLVALPVATMVLKGVSWPQEVHLADSAAQLAIGVLVVLAAYLATRARRRLRAVFLVSVTGYGTALLFLVHGAPDLALTQVLVETVVLVVLVLVLRRLSGRFPDDPTRLTRRVRALLGAAVGAVVGVSTAVAAGSRVQEPVSADLAGRAVDYGGGLNIVNVILVDVRAWDTMGELSVVLATATGVASLIFLREENLQRAAQGLLRSRNLRARRPEERPDGRGSGQEAPSRRLWIAGTHQVDPYRRSTILEVVTHLVFHTIVLWSVYLLFTGHDQPGGGFAAGIVAGLALCLRYLAGYGAELRAALPVRPASLLGTGLFIAAGSALLPMLVGSPPLRSWTVDLHVPLLGEVHLVTSLIFDVGVFLVVLGLMLDILRSLGSGIDDQIRDEEERLAAREGAGR, encoded by the coding sequence GTGATCGTCGCCCTCCTCGCTGTGCACCTGGGGGCGGCGCTCGTGGCACCGACGCTGGTGCGCCTGGTCGGCCGACGGGCCTTCGTCCCGATCGCGCTCGCCCCGGCGCTCACCGCGGCCTGGGCGGTCACCCAGCTGGGCGCCGCCGGCTCCGCCGAGCCGCTCACCGAGACCTACCGGTGGGTACCGGACCTGATGCTCGGGCTCACCTTCCGGCTGGACACCCTGGCCTGGGTGATGACGCTCGTCGTCTCCGTGGTCGGTGCCCTCGTCCTGCTCTACTGCGCGCACTACGTCGAGGAGGACGACGACGGCAACGTCGGGCTGCTCGCCTCGGCGCTCGTCGCCTTCGCCGGGTCGATGCTCGGGCTGGTCACCGCCGACGACCTGCTGCTGCTCTACGTGTTCTGGGAGATCACGACGATCCTGTCCTACCTGCTCATCGGCTACCTCTCCCGCAGCCAGGCGAGCACGCGGGCCGCCAAGCAGGCGCTGATCGTCACCACCGCCGGCGGCCTGGCGATGCTCGTCGGCATCGTGCTGGTGGGCACCGCCTCGGGCACCTACCGGATCAGCGAGCTGCTCGCGTCCCCCACGTCCTCGGGGATGGTCACGACCGGCGTCGTGCTGCTCCTCGTCGGGGCCATCACCAAGTCGGCGCAGGTCCCCTTCCACTTCTGGCTGCCCGGCGCCATGGTCGCACCGACGCCGATCAGCGCCTACCTGCACGCGGCGGCGATGGTCAAGGCCGGCGTCTACCTCGTCGCGCGCCTCGCCCCGGCGTATGCCGACCTGCCGGCCTGGCAGGTCACCCTCCTCGTGCTCGGCGGGGCCACGATGCTCCTGGGCGCCTTCCGGGCCACCCGGCAGAACGACCTCAAGCTGCTGCTCGCCTACGGCACCGTCAGCCAGCTCGGCTTCCTCGTGGTGCTGCTCGGCTGGGGCAGTCCTGGCGCCACGCTGGCGGGGCTGGTCGTGCTCGTCGCGCACGCCATGTTCAAGTCCAGCCTCTTCCTCACCGTCGGCACCATCGACCACGCGACCGGCACCCGGGACATCCGCCGGCTGGTCGGGCTGCGCTCTCGGATGCCGGTGCTCGCGGCCTCCTCGGTGCTGGCCGCGATGTCGATGGCCGGGCTGCCGGTGCTCGTCGGCTTCGTCGGCAAGGAGGCGGGCCTGGGGGCGCTGCTCCACCCCGCCGACGGCTGGTGGTCCCTCGACGGCGGCGCTGCCGCTGCCGTCGTGCTCGGCTCGGTCCTCACCATGGCCTACTCGTGCCGGTTCGTCTGGGGCGCGTTCACCGACGGCGCCCGGCCCCCGGTGGGCAAGCCCGAGCCGCCGCGCTGGCACCGGCCGACCTGGATCCTCGTCGGCGTCCCCGTGCTCCTCTCCCTCGGCGGCCTGGTCCTGGGGCTGACCTCGACCACGCTGGAGACGGTGCTGACACCGCATACCTCGACCGTCACCCACCGGGTGGACGCCCACCCGGTCCACCTCGGCCTCTGGCACGGGTTCACCCTGCCGCTGGCCGTGTCGGCCGGCATCTGGGTGCTCGGCGCGGCCTGGTGGTGGCTGCAGAGCCGGCGGCCGGTGGAGGTCCCGGTGCCGCTGTCCCCCTTCGACGCCGGGCGCAGCTACCACCACACCATGCGTGGGCTGGACCGGCTGGCGCTGGAGACCACCGGCTTCATGCAGCGCGGGTCCCTGCCGGTGCTGCTGGGCACCATCCTCGCCGTGCTGGTGGCCCTGCCGGTCGCCACCATGGTGCTCAAGGGGGTGTCCTGGCCGCAGGAGGTCCACCTCGCCGACTCCGCGGCGCAGCTGGCCATCGGGGTGCTGGTCGTGCTCGCCGCCTACCTGGCCACGCGGGCGCGGCGCCGACTGCGCGCGGTCTTCCTGGTCAGCGTCACCGGCTACGGCACCGCCCTGCTCTTCCTCGTGCACGGTGCCCCGGACCTGGCGCTGACCCAGGTGCTGGTCGAGACCGTGGTGCTGGTCGTCCTCGTGCTCGTGCTGCGCCGCCTGTCCGGCCGCTTCCCGGACGACCCCACCCGCCTGACCAGGCGGGTGCGTGCCCTGCTCGGCGCCGCCGTCGGCGCCGTCGTGGGCGTCTCCACCGCCGTGGCGGCGGGCTCCCGCGTCCAGGAGCCGGTCTCGGCCGACCTCGCCGGCCGGGCGGTCGACTACGGCGGCGGGCTCAACATCGTCAACGTCATCCTGGTCGACGTCCGCGCCTGGGACACCATGGGCGAGCTCTCGGTCGTGCTGGCGACCGCGACCGGCGTGGCCAGCCTCATCTTCCTGCGCGAGGAGAACCTCCAGCGCGCCGCCCAGGGGCTGCTGCGCTCCCGCAACCTGCGCGCCAGGCGCCCGGAGGAGCGCCCGGACGGGCGCGGCAGCGGGCAGGAGGCCCCCTCGCGCCGGCTGTGGATCGCCGGCACCCACCAGGTCGACCCCTACCGGCGCTCGACCATCCTCGAGGTGGTCACCCACCTGGTCTTCCACACCATCGTGCTCTGGTCGGTCTACCTGCTGTTCACCGGCCACGACCAGCCGGGGGGCGGGTTCGCCGCGGGGATCGTCGCGGGTCTGGCGCTGTGCCTGCGCTACCTGGCCGGCTACGGGGCCGAGCTGCGGGCCGCGCTCCCGGTGCGCCCCGCCTCGCTGCTGGGCACCGGGCTGTTCATCGCCGCCGGCTCGGCGCTGCTGCCGATGCTCGTCGGCTCACCCCCGCTGCGGAGCTGGACCGTCGACCTGCACGTGCCGCTGCTCGGCGAGGTCCACCTGGTCACCTCGCTGATCTTCGACGTGGGCGTCTTCCTCGTCGTCCTCGGGCTCATGCTGGACATCCTGCGCAGCCTCGGCTCCGGCATCGACGACCAGATCCGCGACGAGGAAGAGCGGCTCGCCGCCCGCGAGGGGGCCGGTCGATGA
- a CDS encoding single-stranded DNA-binding protein, with protein MAGETPITVVGNLTADPELRFTPSGAAVANFTVASTPRTFDRQTNEWKDAETLFMRCSVWREAAENVSESLHRGTRVVVTGRLVSRSWQTQEGENRTVMEMQVDEIGPSLRYATAQVTKAQRGSGQQGGWGGGAQQGGQAAPQPAGQSGGWGGGAQQGGQTAPQPAGSGSKGAQQSGGDADPWATGGQSGQQAGQQAGGWGGAPSYDEPPF; from the coding sequence ATGGCCGGAGAGACCCCCATCACCGTCGTCGGCAACCTGACCGCCGACCCGGAGCTGCGCTTCACCCCCAGCGGTGCGGCCGTCGCCAACTTCACGGTGGCGTCCACCCCGCGCACGTTTGACCGCCAGACCAACGAGTGGAAGGACGCGGAGACGCTGTTCATGCGCTGCTCGGTGTGGCGCGAGGCAGCCGAGAACGTCTCCGAGTCGCTCCACCGCGGCACCCGTGTCGTGGTCACCGGACGGCTCGTCTCGCGCTCCTGGCAGACCCAGGAGGGGGAGAACCGCACCGTCATGGAGATGCAGGTCGACGAGATCGGCCCGTCCCTGAGGTACGCCACCGCCCAGGTGACCAAGGCCCAGCGCGGCAGCGGTCAGCAGGGCGGCTGGGGCGGCGGTGCGCAGCAGGGTGGCCAGGCCGCCCCGCAGCCGGCCGGGCAGTCCGGCGGCTGGGGCGGCGGTGCCCAGCAGGGCGGTCAGACCGCCCCGCAGCCGGCGGGGTCTGGTTCCAAGGGTGCTCAGCAGTCCGGCGGCGACGCCGACCCGTGGGCCACCGGTGGCCAGTCCGGCCAGCAGGCCGGGCAGCAGGCCGGTGGTTGGGGCGGCGCGCCGTCCTACGACGAGCCGCCGTTCTGA